From a region of the Thermodesulfobacteriota bacterium genome:
- a CDS encoding precorrin-8X methylmutase, with the protein MIGPWGYDLRPEEIEKKSFEIIAGLVDLSPFTPAQAALVQRVVHATGDPSFAGLLVWSPGALEAGARALAGGSPVVTDVEMVRSGVSRLRAGRFGVTVHCRIGDPEVAEEARRRGITRSIAAVERAAREHPGAVFAFGNAPTALFRLLELVDEGKARPALVVGVVVGFVGAAESKEALMARTDIPWVSCRGNKGGSNVAAACVNALFKAAAGEV; encoded by the coding sequence GTGATCGGCCCCTGGGGGTACGACCTGCGGCCCGAGGAGATCGAAAAGAAGAGCTTCGAGATCATCGCCGGGCTCGTGGACCTCTCCCCGTTCACCCCGGCCCAGGCCGCCCTGGTGCAGCGGGTGGTCCACGCCACCGGAGATCCTTCTTTTGCCGGGCTCCTGGTCTGGAGCCCCGGGGCCCTGGAGGCGGGGGCGCGGGCCCTGGCCGGGGGCAGCCCGGTCGTGACCGACGTGGAGATGGTGCGCTCGGGGGTGAGCCGCCTGCGCGCAGGGCGCTTCGGCGTAACGGTGCACTGCCGGATCGGCGACCCCGAGGTGGCCGAGGAGGCCCGCCGGCGCGGCATCACCCGGTCCATCGCGGCGGTGGAGCGGGCCGCCCGGGAGCACCCCGGCGCCGTCTTCGCCTTCGGCAACGCCCCCACGGCCCTCTTCCGGCTCCTGGAGCTCGTGGACGAGGGAAAGGCCCGGCCCGCCCTGGTGGTCGGGGTGGTGGTGGGGTTCGTGGGCGCTGCCGAGTCCAAGGAGGCCCTCATGGCCCGCACCGACATCCCCTGGGTCTCCTGCCGCGGGAACAAGGGGGGGAGCAACGTGGCGGCCGCCTGTGTGAACGCGCTCTTCAAGGCGGCCGCCGGGGAAGTCTGA